A single Paenibacillus kribbensis DNA region contains:
- a CDS encoding aspartyl-phosphate phosphatase Spo0E family protein: MNRDETLTLIQQMEQARQHLHDLYEEYGFGHACVLEQSMLLDELINQYNRMFQTKKQPHYV; encoded by the coding sequence ATGAACAGGGATGAAACGTTAACGTTAATTCAACAGATGGAGCAAGCCAGACAACACTTGCATGATCTTTACGAAGAGTATGGCTTCGGACATGCTTGTGTACTTGAGCAATCTATGCTTTTGGATGAACTGATTAATCAGTACAATCGTATGTTTCAGACCAAGAAGCAGCCTCACTATGTTTAG